A genomic window from Quercus lobata isolate SW786 chromosome 10, ValleyOak3.0 Primary Assembly, whole genome shotgun sequence includes:
- the LOC115965873 gene encoding pentatricopeptide repeat-containing protein At5g61800, whose protein sequence is MQLCKSMKQLHQIHAHTIATGHFFLHPTSPILSNILHTFTIVLNPKSNNNSISLLSYALSIFNSIPNPSTFCYNNIIRAHTLLSSPLSALLLFARMRRFSIPPDFHTFPFTLKACVQLHAFPTAKTLHSQAFKFGFAANLFVLNSLIHVYSVSDRIDDAYRVFNESSYRDVVSYNAMIDGFVKAGEISQAHRLFDEMPVRDTVSWGTIITGCAQMNRCKEAIDLFNHMLALDFKPDNIALVSALSACAQLGELEHGKTIHSYIKQNRIRIDSFLSTGLVDLYAKCGCMETAGEIFESSPYKNLFTWNAMLVGLAMHGHGQLLLHYFSGMIEAGVKPDGVSFLGVLVGCSHAGLVHEAQKLFNEMESVYGVPRELKHYGCMADLLGRSGFIGEAMEMIKSMPMAGDVFVWGGLLGGCRIYGDVEIAKKAAEHVMELKPEDGGVYSVMANVYANAELWDDVVQIRRSMSAKRVKKNAGCSFIKLNGNTHEFIAGDSLHPQSNVIYSVLDGIGKHQFEVC, encoded by the coding sequence atgCAATTATGCAAAAGCATGAAACAGCTCCACCAAATTCACGCCCACACCATCGCCACCGGCCACTTCTTTCTCCATCCAACTAGCCCCATTTTAAGTAACATCCTCCACACCTTCACCATTGTTCTCAACCCCAAGTCCAACAACAACTCTATAAGCTTATTGAGTTATGCACTCTCAATCTTTAATTCCATTCCAAACCCATCAACCTTCTGCTACAACAACATCATTAGAGCTCACACCCTCCTCTCTTCCCCTCTCTCAGCTCTTCTCCTCTTTGCTCGCATGCGTCGCTTCTCTATACCTCCTGACTTTCACACCTTCCCATTTACTCTCAAGGCTTGCGTTCAACTTCATGCCTTTCCCACTGCCAAAACCCTTCACTCCCAAGCTTTCAAGTTTGGCTTCGCTgccaatttgtttgtcctgaATTCCCTCATTCACGTTTACTCAGTATCAGACCGCATTGATGATGCATACCGGGTGTTCAATGAGAGCTCTTACAGGGACGTTGTTTCTTACAATGCAATGATTGATGGCTTTGTCAAGGCTGGTGAAATTTCACAAGCACATCGGCTGTTTGACGAAATGCCTGTAAGAGATACCGTGTCATGGGGCACCATTATAACTGGGTGTGCCCAGATGAACCGATGCAAAGAGGCCATTGATCTCTTCAACCACATGCTGGCTTTAGATTTCAAGCCTGATAATATTGCATTGGTTTCTGCTCTTTCTGCTTGTGCTCAGTTGGGGGAATTGGAACATGGCAAGACCATTCATAGCTACATCAAACAAAATAGGATTCGGATAGATTCCTTCTTGTCCACTGGGTTGGTGGATTTGTATGCTAAGTGTGGCTGTATGGAAACTGCCGGGGAGATTTTTGAGTCTAGCCCGTATAAGAATTTGTTTACATGGAATGCCATGCTTGTTGGGCTTGCAATGCATGGGCACGGCCAGCTATTGTTGCACTACTTCTCTGGAATGATAGAAGCTGGAGTTAAACCGGACGGTGTGAGCTTCTTAGGAGTCTTGGTTGGGTGTAGCCATGCAGGTCTAGTCCATGAAGCCCAGAAGCTTTTTAATGAGATGGAATCTGTCTATGGGGTCCCTCGAGAACTCAAACACTATGGGTGCATGGCTGATTTGCTCGGACGCTCTGGTTTTATTGGGGAAGCAATGGAAATGATAAAGAGTATGCCAATGGCGGGTGATGTGTTTGTGTGGGGTGGGTTGCTGGGAGGATGTAGGATCTATGGAGATGTTGAGATTGCAAAGAAAGCAGCTGAGCATGTGATGGAATTGAAGCCTGAAGATGGCGGGGTATATTCAGTCATGGCTAACGTTTATGCCAATGCAGAGCTATGGGATGATGTGGTTCAGATTAGGAGGTCAATGAGTGCTAAGAGGGTCAAGAAGAACGCTGGTTGTAGCTTTATTAAGTTGAATGGAAATACCCATGAATTCATTGCAGGGGATAGCTTGCATCCTCAGAGTAATGTGATATATTCTGTCTTAGATGGAATTGGAAAACATCAGTTTGAAGTATGTTAG
- the LOC115965874 gene encoding uncharacterized protein LOC115965874, with product MAFRSTSIWKRMVSGLGGGGGGGRATYATSTSPKLKAFAPTADFAHDGSVAVKKGDFVPVYVAIGMITLSMGLGIYTATQHLVNDPTVRVNKKRRETIPEVVEPERVVNEAEMYVKKSCFRKVAHIKEFNHVIPEDTIRKDIYANRPRVETLQSVGIDPKQL from the exons ATGGCTTTCAGGTCTACG AGTATTTGGAAACGGATGGTGAGTGGTttaggaggaggaggaggaggaggacgCGCAACATATGCGACCTCAACTTCACCAAAACTCAAGGCTTTTGCTCCAACTGCAGATTTCGCGCATGATGGGAGTGTTGCAGTGAAGAAGGGTGACTTTGTGCCTGTGTATGTGGCCATTGGGATGATAACGCTGTCGATGGGTCTGGGGATCTACACCGCAACGCAACACCTGGTGAACGACCCAACAGTGCGGGTCaataagaaaagaagagagaccATTCCTGAGGTGGTTGAGCCTGAGCGTGTGGTGAATGAGGCCGAGATGTATGTCAAGAAATCATGTTTTAGGAAGGTGGCTCACATTAAGGAGTTCAACCATGTCATACCTGAGGATACCATCCGTAAAGATATTTACGCAAACCGCCCCCGCGTTGAGACTCTTCAGTCCGTTGGAATTGATCCAAAACAGCTTTAA